GCAATCAGGCTGCCCAAGCTGAACGGGGTAATTTCTCGCAGCAGGATAGAGTTGGTCGGACAGTTGCCTTCAAATACCTTGAACGGTGCCACATGCTTGACATCTTCCGGCTTTTTGCCCTCAGCGGTGAACTCCGCTTCCACCACCTCCAGCGATTTGCCGAAGGCTAAGGCTTCGGTCTGGGCGAAGAAGTTCGATAACAGTTTGGCATGATGGTCACTCAGTGGGTTATGACTGACTGCCGGGGCGATAAAGTCGCAAGGAATCAACTTCGTGCCTTGATGAATGAGCTGGTAGAACGCATGTTGGCCATTGGTGCCCGGCTCCCCCCAGATGATGGGGCCGGTCTGGTAATCAACCAGATTGCCGTTGCGATCCACGTATTTACCATTGGACTCCATATTGCCCTGCTGGAAGTAGGCGGCAAAACGGTGCAAGTACTGATCGTAAGGCAGAATAGCTTCGGTTTCAGCGCCGAAGAAATTGTTGTACCAGATACCGATTAGCGCTAACAGCACCGGCAGGTTCTGCTCCAGCGGGGTTTTTGCAAAATGTTTATCCATTGCGTGTGCGCCACTCAGCAACTGTTCAAAGTTATCATAACCCACTGACAGCGCAATTGATAAGCCGATCGCCGACCACAAGGAGTAGCGGCCACCCACCCAGTCCCAGAATTCAAACATGTTGTCAGTGTCGATTCCGAACTCGGCCACCGCTTTGCCGTTGGTGGACAACGCGGCAAAGTGCTTCGCTACATGCTGCTGGTCGCTAGCGTTATTCAGCAACCAATCGCGCGCGCTGTGGGCGTTGGTCATGGTTTCCTGAGTGGTGAAAGTCTTGGACGCCACCAGGAACAGCGTGGTTTCCGGGTTCAGCGGCTTCAAGGTTTCAGCGATATGGGTGCCATCAACATTGGAGATAAAATGCATGTTCAGGTGATTTTTATAGGGCCGTAGCGCTTCAGTCACCATATAAGGGCCAAGATCAGAACCGCCGATGCCGATGTTCACCACATCAGTGATCGGTTTGCCGGTATAGCCTTTCCAATCGCCGCTGATCACCCGGACGCAAAATCGTTTCATCTTTACCAACACGGCGTTAACTTCCGGCATGACGTCTTTGCCATCAACAAGAATCGGGCTGTTGCTGCGATTGCGCAGGGCAATGTGTAGCACCGCGCGGTCTTCAGTGCGGTTGATTTTCTCACCGGCAAACATCGACG
The sequence above is drawn from the Serratia symbiotica genome and encodes:
- the pgi gene encoding glucose-6-phosphate isomerase, with protein sequence MKSINPTQTAAWQALQQHFAQMKDVRIADLFTQDSERFSKFSATFNDQMLVDYSKNRITVETLEKLQALAKETDLQGAIASMFAGEKINRTEDRAVLHIALRNRSNSPILVDGKDVMPEVNAVLVKMKRFCVRVISGDWKGYTGKPITDVVNIGIGGSDLGPYMVTEALRPYKNHLNMHFISNVDGTHIAETLKPLNPETTLFLVASKTFTTQETMTNAHSARDWLLNNASDQQHVAKHFAALSTNGKAVAEFGIDTDNMFEFWDWVGGRYSLWSAIGLSIALSVGYDNFEQLLSGAHAMDKHFAKTPLEQNLPVLLALIGIWYNNFFGAETEAILPYDQYLHRFAAYFQQGNMESNGKYVDRNGNLVDYQTGPIIWGEPGTNGQHAFYQLIHQGTKLIPCDFIAPAVSHNPLSDHHAKLLSNFFAQTEALAFGKSLEVVEAEFTAEGKKPEDVKHVAPFKVFEGNCPTNSILLREITPFSLGSLIALYEHKIFTQGAILNIFSFDQWGVELGKQLANRILPELAGNEKVNSHDSSTNALINRFKEWR